One Amycolatopsis sp. NBC_00355 genomic window carries:
- a CDS encoding MFS transporter, which produces MTTRINGTGAAGVNEKRVIGNVLRGSIGNLVEWYDWYAYAAFTTYFAKSFFPTSDTTAAFLGTAAVFAVGFLMRPLGGWMLGRFADRFGRRSALVLSVTLMAGGSLLIAVTPGYQTIGIAAPILLLVARLIQGLSVGGEYSTSATYLSEVATPGKRGFYSSFQYVTLYGGQLLALGLQLILQAVLTEQQLTAWGWRIAFGVGTVAALSVMWLRRGMDESESFTKEKGSAAAGDRGTLRALAKYPKEIALVVGLTLGGTVAFYTFATYSQKFLENTAHIPRRTVTIILFSAILLAAILQPLAGKLSDRIGRRPLLLFFGIAGTLLTVPIMTIMGSTRNPVGAFFLVLAGLVVVAGYTSINAIVKAELFPTKIRAIGVGLPYALTVAIFGGTAELIAQALKSAGHESVFFFYVAGCVLVSLIVYGTMRETSKSSELEERPEPVAAGER; this is translated from the coding sequence ATGACAACCCGGATCAACGGCACCGGCGCCGCGGGCGTGAACGAGAAACGCGTTATCGGCAACGTGTTGCGCGGCTCGATCGGCAATCTGGTCGAATGGTACGACTGGTACGCCTACGCAGCGTTCACCACCTACTTCGCCAAGTCCTTCTTCCCCACGAGCGACACGACGGCGGCGTTCCTCGGCACCGCCGCGGTGTTCGCCGTCGGGTTCCTCATGCGGCCGCTCGGCGGGTGGATGCTCGGCCGGTTCGCCGACCGGTTCGGGCGGCGCAGCGCGCTCGTGCTGTCGGTGACGCTCATGGCCGGCGGGTCGCTGCTGATCGCGGTCACCCCCGGCTACCAGACGATCGGGATCGCCGCGCCGATCCTGCTGCTCGTCGCCCGGCTGATCCAGGGCCTCTCGGTCGGCGGCGAGTACTCCACCTCGGCGACGTACCTGTCCGAAGTGGCCACTCCCGGCAAGCGCGGCTTCTACTCCAGCTTCCAGTACGTGACGCTCTACGGCGGCCAGCTGCTGGCCCTCGGGCTGCAACTGATCCTGCAGGCAGTGCTCACCGAACAGCAGCTGACGGCGTGGGGCTGGCGGATCGCGTTCGGCGTCGGCACGGTCGCCGCGCTCAGCGTGATGTGGCTGCGCCGCGGCATGGACGAGTCCGAAAGCTTCACCAAGGAGAAGGGCAGCGCGGCGGCCGGGGATCGCGGCACGTTGCGCGCGCTGGCCAAGTACCCCAAGGAGATCGCGCTCGTCGTCGGCCTCACCCTCGGCGGCACGGTGGCGTTCTACACCTTCGCCACCTACAGCCAGAAGTTCCTCGAGAACACCGCCCACATCCCGCGCCGCACGGTCACGATCATCCTGTTCTCGGCGATCCTGCTGGCCGCGATCCTGCAGCCCCTCGCGGGCAAGCTGTCCGACCGGATCGGCCGCCGGCCGCTGCTGCTGTTCTTCGGCATCGCCGGCACGCTGCTGACCGTCCCGATCATGACGATCATGGGCTCGACGCGGAACCCGGTCGGCGCGTTCTTCCTCGTCCTGGCCGGTCTGGTGGTCGTCGCCGGGTACACGTCGATCAACGCGATCGTGAAGGCCGAGCTGTTCCCGACGAAGATCCGGGCCATCGGCGTCGGCCTGCCCTACGCGCTGACCGTCGCGATCTTCGGCGGCACGGCCGAGCTGATCGCGCAGGCCCTGAAGAGCGCCGGACACGAGTCCGTGTTCTTCTTCTACGTCGCGGGCTGCGTCCTGGTTTCCCTCATCGTCTACGGCACAATGCGGGAGACTTCGAAGAGCTCGGAGCTGGAGGAACGGCCCGAACCGGTGGCCGCGGGCGAGCGCTGA
- a CDS encoding response regulator transcription factor — MAVRVLLVEDDAGVAGALAESLHARGHPVTSVGRGADALHRHRDADLVLLDLGLPDIDGLDVLRKIRAVSPVPVIVLTARGDERSVVRGLRLGADDYLTKPVRLAELLARMDAVARRAVARDAPAGDVVRVDDVEIDLAARRVRVGGADVALTTKEFEILAVLATRPGTAVSRQQLMDEVWGDAYLAVSRSLDVHLTGLRAKLDRPGLLTTIRGFGYRLGRD; from the coding sequence ATGGCCGTGCGCGTGCTCCTCGTCGAAGACGACGCCGGGGTCGCCGGCGCGCTCGCCGAGTCGCTGCACGCGCGCGGCCATCCGGTCACCAGCGTCGGCCGCGGCGCCGACGCCCTGCACCGCCACCGCGACGCCGACCTCGTCCTGCTCGACCTGGGGCTGCCCGACATCGACGGCCTCGACGTCCTCCGCAAGATCCGCGCCGTCTCCCCGGTGCCGGTCATCGTCCTGACGGCCCGCGGTGACGAGCGGTCGGTCGTGCGCGGCCTGCGCCTGGGCGCGGACGACTACCTCACGAAACCCGTGCGGCTGGCGGAACTGCTGGCCCGGATGGACGCCGTCGCGCGGCGCGCGGTCGCCCGGGACGCCCCGGCCGGTGACGTCGTGCGCGTCGACGACGTCGAGATCGACCTGGCCGCCCGCCGGGTGCGGGTCGGCGGCGCCGACGTCGCGCTGACCACCAAGGAGTTCGAGATCCTGGCGGTGCTCGCCACGCGCCCCGGCACCGCGGTCAGCCGCCAGCAGCTGATGGACGAGGTCTGGGGTGACGCCTACCTCGCGGTCTCGCGCTCGCTCGACGTCCACCTGACCGGGTTGCGCGCGAAGCTCGACCGGCCGGGCCTGCTCACCACGATCCGCGGTTTCGGCTACCGGCTCGGCCGGGACTGA
- a CDS encoding sensor histidine kinase, with translation MRTRLLVVLVALALAVVAAFAVPLLLSTAEQRTQELVISRTADVDRFVVLAQQAVDTRDAAALAADATRYADLYGEGVVIVDARRLPLVQAGGLTAADPAVHELVEATMRNEPGPRVDRLGPLSTEPAYFARPVGTGTRVAGVVVLRASVTAAAADVAARWGTIAAGALLVAVVFVLLAVLLARWMVRPLHELETGVLAVAAGHRAHVPERAGPRELRSLAAEVNRMSEAVLEAADQQHRLVADASHQLRNPMAALRLRVDSLAGQAEGATYRATVAEVERLEKLLDGLLALALAESTATRVAAGAADEPCDLASVLAERVDAWRPAADDAGAALVPPPGHDEPVVVRCPEGELAQILDVLLDNAVHYAGRGAKITTDWESGGGTATLVVRDDGPGLSTEDRARATERFWRAGGEGAPRGTGLGLAIAHQQVRTRGGVLALRQAEPHGLEVRVTLPLAEEVP, from the coding sequence ATGCGCACCCGCCTGCTGGTGGTCCTGGTCGCCCTGGCGCTCGCGGTGGTGGCCGCGTTCGCCGTGCCGCTGCTGCTGTCCACGGCCGAGCAGCGCACCCAGGAGCTGGTCATCTCCCGCACGGCCGACGTCGACCGGTTCGTCGTGCTGGCCCAGCAGGCGGTCGACACCCGCGACGCGGCCGCGCTCGCCGCCGACGCGACGCGCTACGCCGACCTGTACGGCGAAGGTGTCGTCATCGTCGACGCACGGCGCCTGCCGCTGGTCCAGGCGGGCGGGCTGACCGCCGCCGACCCCGCCGTCCACGAGCTGGTCGAGGCGACCATGCGCAACGAGCCCGGCCCGCGCGTCGACCGGCTCGGGCCGCTGTCGACCGAGCCGGCGTACTTCGCGCGCCCGGTCGGCACCGGCACCCGGGTCGCCGGGGTCGTCGTGCTGCGGGCGTCGGTGACGGCGGCCGCCGCGGACGTCGCCGCCCGCTGGGGCACCATCGCCGCCGGCGCGCTGCTGGTCGCCGTCGTCTTCGTGCTGCTCGCGGTGCTGCTGGCCCGGTGGATGGTGCGGCCGTTGCACGAGCTGGAGACGGGCGTGCTGGCCGTCGCCGCCGGGCACCGGGCGCACGTCCCGGAACGGGCCGGGCCGCGGGAGCTGCGGTCGCTGGCCGCCGAGGTCAACCGGATGTCCGAGGCGGTACTGGAGGCCGCCGACCAGCAGCACCGGCTGGTCGCCGACGCCTCGCACCAGCTGCGGAACCCGATGGCCGCGCTGCGCCTGCGTGTCGATTCCCTGGCGGGCCAAGCGGAAGGCGCCACCTACCGGGCGACCGTGGCCGAGGTCGAGCGCCTCGAGAAGCTGCTGGACGGCCTGCTCGCGCTCGCCCTGGCCGAAAGCACCGCGACCCGGGTCGCGGCCGGCGCCGCGGACGAGCCGTGCGACCTCGCCTCCGTGCTCGCCGAGCGCGTCGACGCCTGGCGCCCGGCCGCCGACGACGCGGGCGCTGCGCTCGTCCCGCCGCCGGGGCACGACGAGCCGGTGGTCGTCCGCTGCCCCGAAGGCGAGCTCGCGCAGATCCTGGATGTGTTGCTGGACAACGCCGTCCACTACGCGGGCCGCGGCGCGAAGATCACGACGGACTGGGAATCCGGCGGCGGAACGGCGACGCTCGTCGTCCGCGACGACGGTCCCGGGCTGTCCACTGAGGACCGTGCGCGGGCGACGGAACGGTTCTGGCGCGCCGGCGGCGAAGGCGCTCCCCGGGGGACCGGGCTCGGCCTCGCCATCGCGCACCAGCAGGTGCGCACCCGCGGCGGCGTGCTCGCACTGCGCCAGGCCGAGCCGCACGGCCTCGAAGTGCGCGTCACGCTGCCGCTCGCGGAGGAGGTGCCATGA
- a CDS encoding TAXI family TRAP transporter solute-binding subunit has product MTLTRRTALLGGLGLALAGCSSSGYAGPERTLTIAAGERGGFYLAFAELLATELGRAEPLLHATAVPTEASVANVDLVRSGRADLGLVLADVAQTALGGGAPFTGKVPLLALGRVYENYLQLVVRADGPVRRLADLAGRPVSLGAGGSGAAQLGERVFAKAGVAVDARHLLFDDAVHALADRHVDAMLWSGGVPTPKLADLTRTTPIALLPLDALVPTLRAAYGPVYDQVQVPQGAYRGVGALGTIGVANLLVCSPALPDDVAAAVVRLLVERATDLVPAEAVGTQFLDVRTLIGTQPVPLQPGAATAYRVLHG; this is encoded by the coding sequence ATGACGCTCACCCGCCGCACCGCCCTGCTCGGCGGGCTCGGCCTGGCCCTGGCCGGGTGCTCGTCGTCCGGCTACGCCGGTCCTGAGCGGACCCTCACCATCGCCGCCGGCGAGCGCGGCGGCTTCTACCTCGCCTTCGCCGAGCTGCTGGCGACCGAACTCGGCCGCGCCGAACCGCTGTTGCACGCCACCGCCGTGCCGACCGAGGCGAGCGTCGCCAACGTCGACCTCGTGCGTAGCGGGCGCGCCGATCTCGGGCTGGTGCTGGCCGACGTCGCGCAGACGGCGCTCGGCGGCGGCGCGCCGTTCACCGGGAAGGTGCCGCTGCTCGCGCTCGGCCGCGTCTACGAGAACTACCTGCAGCTCGTGGTGCGCGCGGACGGCCCGGTGCGTCGGCTCGCCGACCTCGCGGGCCGCCCGGTGTCGCTCGGCGCGGGCGGGTCGGGCGCGGCGCAGCTGGGCGAGCGTGTGTTCGCGAAGGCGGGTGTCGCGGTCGACGCGCGGCACCTGCTGTTCGACGACGCCGTCCACGCCCTGGCCGACCGGCACGTCGACGCGATGCTGTGGTCCGGCGGCGTGCCGACCCCGAAGCTCGCGGACCTCACCCGCACGACGCCGATCGCGCTGCTCCCCCTCGACGCCCTGGTCCCCACGCTGCGTGCCGCGTACGGGCCGGTGTACGACCAGGTCCAGGTGCCCCAGGGCGCCTACCGCGGTGTCGGCGCGCTGGGCACGATCGGCGTCGCGAACCTGCTGGTCTGCTCCCCCGCCCTGCCCGACGACGTCGCCGCGGCGGTGGTCCGGCTGCTGGTCGAGCGGGCGACGGACCTGGTGCCCGCGGAAGCCGTCGGCACGCAGTTCCTCGACGTCCGCACGCTGATCGGCACCCAGCCGGTACCGCTGCAGCCCGGTGCGGCCACCGCGTACCGCGTGCTGCACGGCTGA